In Paracoccaceae bacterium Fryx2, a single genomic region encodes these proteins:
- the choV gene encoding choline ABC transporter ATP-binding protein, giving the protein MTDAAPSPAVEFDRVSIVFGDNPDRALPLMDRGLTRAEVQEQSGQVLGVHDCSLSVASGEILVLMGLSGSGKSTLLRGVNGLNPVVRGEVRVADGGRMVSVTNADRDTLRRLRLTTIAMVFQAFGLLPWRTVRENVGLGLELAGQTPAERRVKVDEQLALVNLTAWADRRVGELSGGMQQRVGLARAFVTDAPILLMDEPFSALDPLIRARLQDELLDLQATLKRTIVFVSHDLDEAFKIGNRIALMDGGRMVQCGTAREIIANPVSDYVADFVAHMNPLGVLTARDVMQPGTSSAPHSVTAETPVRRVMQMLRDGAGEVVVTDAGAPCGVIRVEQVLARLIDPRATLA; this is encoded by the coding sequence ATGACCGATGCAGCGCCCAGTCCCGCTGTCGAGTTCGACCGTGTTTCCATCGTGTTCGGCGACAACCCCGACCGCGCCCTGCCGCTGATGGACCGCGGCCTGACGCGGGCCGAGGTGCAGGAACAGTCGGGGCAGGTGCTGGGCGTGCATGATTGCAGCCTGTCGGTCGCCTCGGGCGAGATACTGGTGCTGATGGGCCTGTCGGGCTCGGGCAAATCGACCCTGCTGCGCGGCGTGAACGGGCTGAACCCGGTGGTGCGCGGCGAGGTGCGGGTGGCGGACGGCGGGCGCATGGTCTCGGTCACCAATGCCGACCGCGACACGCTGCGCCGCCTGCGCCTGACCACCATCGCCATGGTGTTCCAGGCCTTCGGCCTGCTGCCGTGGCGTACGGTGCGCGAGAATGTCGGCCTCGGGCTGGAACTGGCGGGCCAGACCCCGGCCGAGCGGCGCGTCAAGGTGGACGAGCAACTGGCGCTGGTGAACCTGACCGCCTGGGCCGACCGCCGGGTGGGAGAGCTTTCGGGCGGGATGCAGCAGCGCGTCGGCCTCGCCCGCGCCTTCGTCACCGACGCGCCGATCCTGCTGATGGACGAGCCCTTTTCCGCCCTCGACCCCCTCATCCGGGCCCGGTTGCAGGACGAACTGCTGGACCTGCAGGCCACGCTGAAACGCACCATCGTCTTCGTCAGCCATGACCTTGACGAGGCGTTCAAGATCGGCAACCGCATCGCGCTGATGGACGGCGGCCGGATGGTGCAGTGCGGCACCGCGCGCGAGATCATCGCCAACCCGGTGTCGGATTACGTCGCGGATTTCGTGGCGCACATGAACCCGCTGGGGGTTCTGACCGCCCGCGACGTGATGCAGCCCGGCACCTCGTCGGCCCCCCACAGCGTGACCGCCGAAACCCCGGTGCGCCGGGTGATGCAGATGCTGCGCGACGGCGCGGGCGAGGTGGTGGTGACCGACGCAGGCGCGCCCTGCGGCGTGATCCGGGTCGAGCAGGTGCTGGCCCGCCTGATCGACCCGCGCGCCACCCTGGCGTGA
- the choW gene encoding choline ABC transporter permease subunit, which yields MDFLNLPKLPVGDTAETVFRWLKTNARWLFDALSEAMDWLIAGVLWMLQAPHPVLIILVFVAITWVLQRSWKTCLVVALGFLFILNQGYWKETTESLALVLSSCVVCMGLGVPTGIWLAHRPRTYQAISPVLDLMQTLPTFVYLIPAIIFFGLGMVPGLIATVIFVLPAPIRLTYLGISTAPLALMEAATAFGATPSQRLWKVELPWAFPQIMAGLNQTIMLSLSMVVIAAYVGANGLGKPVVQALSRVDTSLGFESGFVIVVVAIILDRMLRVTRK from the coding sequence ATGGACTTCCTGAACCTTCCGAAACTGCCCGTGGGCGACACCGCCGAAACGGTGTTCAGATGGCTGAAGACCAATGCGCGCTGGCTGTTCGACGCGCTGTCCGAGGCGATGGACTGGCTGATTGCCGGGGTGCTGTGGATGTTGCAGGCGCCGCATCCGGTCCTGATCATCCTTGTGTTCGTGGCGATCACCTGGGTGCTGCAACGGTCATGGAAGACCTGCCTCGTGGTGGCGCTCGGCTTCCTGTTCATCCTCAACCAGGGCTACTGGAAGGAAACCACCGAAAGCCTGGCGCTGGTGCTTTCCTCCTGCGTGGTCTGCATGGGGCTGGGGGTGCCGACCGGCATCTGGCTGGCGCACCGCCCCCGCACCTATCAGGCGATCAGCCCGGTGCTTGACCTGATGCAGACGCTGCCGACCTTCGTCTATCTGATTCCGGCGATCATCTTCTTCGGGTTGGGCATGGTGCCGGGGCTGATTGCCACGGTGATCTTCGTGCTGCCCGCGCCGATCCGGCTGACCTACCTTGGCATTTCCACCGCCCCGCTGGCGCTGATGGAGGCCGCGACCGCCTTCGGTGCGACCCCGTCGCAGCGGCTCTGGAAGGTCGAGCTGCCCTGGGCCTTCCCGCAGATCATGGCGGGGCTGAACCAGACCATCATGCTGTCGCTGTCGATGGTGGTGATTGCGGCCTATGTCGGGGCCAACGGGCTGGGCAAGCCGGTGGTGCAGGCGCTGAGCCGGGTGGACACCTCGCTGGGCTTTGAATCGGGCTTCGTGATCGTCGTCGTGGCGATCATCCTTGACCGGATGTTGAGGGTGACCCGCAAATGA
- a CDS encoding choline ABC transporter substrate-binding protein, whose product MKDLKSALFATACACLLAGPAAAEGCDKITFSDVGWTDITATTAVTTLILEALGYETDIKVLSVPVTYTSMAEGDIDVFLGNWMPTMEGDIAPYRDAGTVEVVRTNLEGAKYTLATNAKGAELGIRDFADIAAQKEALGAKIYGIEAGNDGNRLIIDMVAKNAFGLEGFEVIESSEQGMLAQVARADERGEPVIFLGWEPHPMNANFSMSYLTGGDDFFGPNLGGATVMTNTRKGYVTECPNTGALLNNLSFTLAMENEIMGKILNDGTDPAEAAKEWLAANPDAVTPWLAGVTTRDGGDAAAAVAAALK is encoded by the coding sequence ATGAAAGACCTGAAATCCGCCCTTTTCGCGACCGCCTGCGCCTGCCTTCTGGCCGGGCCCGCCGCCGCCGAAGGCTGCGACAAGATCACCTTCTCGGATGTCGGCTGGACCGACATCACCGCCACCACCGCCGTCACCACGCTGATCCTCGAAGCCCTGGGGTACGAGACAGACATCAAGGTGCTGTCGGTGCCGGTCACCTACACCTCGATGGCCGAAGGCGACATCGACGTGTTCCTTGGCAACTGGATGCCGACGATGGAGGGCGACATTGCCCCCTACCGCGACGCGGGCACCGTCGAGGTGGTCCGCACCAACCTTGAGGGCGCGAAATACACGCTGGCCACCAACGCCAAGGGTGCCGAGCTTGGCATCAGGGATTTCGCCGACATCGCCGCGCAGAAAGAGGCGCTTGGGGCCAAGATCTACGGCATCGAGGCCGGCAACGACGGCAACCGCCTGATCATCGACATGGTCGCCAAGAACGCCTTCGGGCTGGAGGGGTTCGAGGTGATCGAGTCGTCGGAACAGGGGATGCTGGCGCAGGTCGCCCGTGCCGACGAACGCGGCGAGCCGGTGATCTTCCTCGGCTGGGAACCGCATCCGATGAACGCCAACTTCTCCATGTCCTATCTGACCGGCGGCGACGATTTCTTCGGCCCCAACCTTGGCGGCGCCACGGTGATGACCAACACCCGCAAGGGCTATGTCACCGAGTGCCCGAACACCGGGGCATTGCTGAACAACCTGTCGTTCACGCTGGCGATGGAAAACGAGATCATGGGCAAGATCCTGAACGACGGCACCGATCCGGCCGAGGCCGCGAAAGAATGGCTGGCGGCCAACCCCGATGCGGTCACCCCCTGGCTTGCGGGCGTCACCACCAGGGACGGCGGCGATGCGGCGGCAGCGGTTGCTGCGGCGCTGAAGTAA
- the betI gene encoding transcriptional regulator BetI, translating to MEPIRKAALVKATIVEIGRVGSLDVTVSQIAKRAGMSSALAHHYFGGKEAMFLAAMRHVMALYAAEVRGALLAAQGPEARLQAILLASFSASSFRREVVGAWLNFWVMAQTVPEARRLLAVYQRRLRSNLRACLRPLAGARAEAVADGLGALIDGVYLREVLKEGPPDGAAAVALMRGFLDAELAVRR from the coding sequence ATGGAGCCTATCCGAAAGGCGGCGCTGGTCAAAGCCACGATTGTCGAGATCGGCCGTGTCGGCAGCCTGGATGTGACGGTCAGCCAGATCGCCAAGCGGGCCGGCATGTCCTCGGCGCTGGCGCATCACTATTTTGGCGGGAAAGAGGCGATGTTTCTGGCGGCGATGCGGCATGTGATGGCGCTTTATGCCGCAGAAGTGCGCGGTGCGCTCCTGGCGGCGCAGGGGCCAGAGGCACGGTTGCAGGCCATCCTGCTGGCCTCGTTCAGCGCGTCGAGCTTCCGGCGCGAGGTTGTGGGGGCCTGGCTGAACTTCTGGGTGATGGCGCAGACGGTGCCCGAGGCGCGCCGCCTGCTGGCCGTCTATCAGCGGCGCCTGCGGTCGAACCTGCGGGCCTGCCTGCGCCCGCTGGCGGGGGCACGGGCCGAGGCGGTGGCCGATGGTCTGGGCGCGCTGATCGACGGGGTCTATCTGCGCGAGGTGCTGAAGGAAGGCCCGCCCGATGGCGCGGCGGCGGTGGCGCTGATGCGGGGCTTTCTCGATGCCGAACTGGCGGTGCGGCGATGA
- the betB gene encoding betaine-aldehyde dehydrogenase: MRAQPTASHFVNGAYLEDAAGEAFDVVHPATGEVIARLHAATPAVIDASLSAAQGAQKAWAATRPVERARILRRAADLIRARNDALSLLETLDTGKPLQETTVADWPSGADALEFFAGLAPSVTGETIPLGRDFVYTLREPLGVCVGIGAWNYPSQIACWKAAPALALGNAMVFKPSEVTPLGALQLAQILAEAGLPAGLFNVVQGQGAVGAALVTDPRVAKVSLTGSVPTGRRVYAAAAEGLRHVTMELGGKSPLLVFDDADLDSAVGAAMLGNFYSAGQVCSNGTRVFVQSGILPAFLDRLAARTAAMVMGDPLDMATQIGPLVSAAQADRVMGHITAAVAEGARRVCGGTRNGCFVAPTVFAGVTDAMALARDEVFGPVMAVLQFESEEEAVTRANATEFGLAAGVFTADLTRAHRVVAALEAGTCWINAYNLTPVEAPFGGVKLSGVGRENGRAAVEHYTQVKSVYVGMGPVDAPY; the protein is encoded by the coding sequence ATGAGGGCGCAACCTACGGCCAGCCATTTCGTCAACGGCGCCTATCTGGAGGATGCGGCGGGGGAAGCGTTCGACGTGGTCCATCCCGCCACCGGCGAGGTGATCGCCCGGCTGCACGCAGCGACCCCGGCGGTGATCGACGCGTCGCTGTCGGCGGCGCAGGGCGCGCAGAAGGCCTGGGCCGCGACCCGCCCGGTCGAACGTGCCCGCATCCTGCGCCGGGCGGCCGACCTGATCCGGGCGCGCAACGACGCGCTGTCGCTGCTGGAGACGCTGGATACCGGCAAGCCGCTGCAGGAAACCACCGTGGCCGACTGGCCTTCGGGTGCGGATGCGCTTGAGTTCTTTGCCGGGCTGGCGCCGTCTGTGACCGGCGAGACGATCCCGCTGGGGCGCGATTTCGTCTATACCCTGCGCGAGCCGCTGGGAGTCTGCGTCGGCATCGGCGCGTGGAACTACCCCAGCCAGATTGCCTGCTGGAAGGCGGCGCCCGCGCTGGCCCTGGGCAATGCGATGGTGTTCAAGCCGTCGGAGGTGACGCCGCTGGGGGCGCTGCAACTGGCGCAGATTCTGGCCGAGGCGGGCCTGCCCGCCGGGCTGTTCAATGTGGTGCAGGGGCAGGGCGCGGTGGGGGCGGCGCTGGTCACCGATCCGCGCGTGGCCAAGGTGTCGCTGACCGGCTCGGTGCCGACCGGGAGGCGGGTCTATGCGGCGGCGGCCGAGGGGCTGCGCCATGTCACGATGGAACTGGGCGGCAAGTCGCCGCTGCTGGTCTTCGACGATGCCGATCTCGACTCGGCGGTCGGGGCGGCGATGCTGGGCAACTTCTATTCCGCCGGACAGGTGTGCAGCAACGGCACGCGGGTGTTCGTGCAATCGGGCATCCTGCCCGCGTTTCTCGACCGTCTGGCGGCGCGGACGGCGGCGATGGTGATGGGCGACCCGCTGGACATGGCAACGCAGATCGGGCCGCTGGTCTCGGCCGCGCAGGCCGACCGGGTGATGGGGCATATTACTGCGGCGGTGGCAGAGGGCGCGCGGCGGGTGTGCGGCGGGACGCGAAACGGTTGTTTCGTGGCCCCCACGGTGTTCGCCGGGGTCACCGACGCCATGGCGCTGGCGCGGGACGAGGTGTTCGGGCCGGTGATGGCGGTTCTTCAGTTCGAATCTGAAGAAGAGGCCGTAACCCGCGCCAATGCAACGGAATTCGGCCTTGCCGCCGGGGTGTTCACCGCCGATCTGACCCGGGCGCATCGCGTCGTGGCGGCGCTGGAGGCGGGCACCTGCTGGATCAACGCCTACAACCTGACGCCGGTCGAGGCGCCGTTCGGCGGCGTGAAGCTTTCCGGCGTGGGGCGCGAGAACGGGCGGGCGGCGGTGGAACATTATACGCAGGTCAAGTCGGTCTATGTCGGGATGGGGCCGGTCGATGCGCCGTATTGA
- the betA gene encoding choline dehydrogenase — MTAEYVIVGAGSAGCALAYRLGEAGARVTVIEHGGSDAGPFIQMPAALSYPMNMARYDWGLKTEPEPHLGGRVLATPRGKVIGGSSSINGMVYVRGHARDFDHWADQGAQGWSYADVLPYFRRMENWHGIEGQPEWRGHDGPLHITRGPRHNPLFDAFIAAGAEAGYPVTRDYNGAQQEGFGPMEATIWQGRRWSAANAYLRPALKRGNVRVVRAFARRVIVQGGRALGVEVERGGKITTIRASTEVILAASSINTPKLLMLSGIGEGGHLAAHGIKVLADRPGVGANLQDHLELYLQFASSQPITLFKHWNLRGKASIGAQWLFTGKGLGASNQFEACAFIRSKAGVDYPDIQYHFLPIAVRYDGKAAAEGHGFQAHVGPMRSKSRGAVTLRSADPSDPPRILFNYMSHPEDWEDFRRCIRLTREVFGQAAFAPYIGPEIQPGATLQSDAELDGFIKAHVESAYHPCGTARMGRRDDPLAVVDPECRVIGVEGLRVADSSIFPRVTNGNLNGPSIMVGEKAADHILGRMPPAPMNLEPWLHPDWRTAQR; from the coding sequence ATGACGGCGGAGTATGTGATCGTGGGGGCCGGCTCGGCCGGGTGCGCGCTGGCCTACCGGCTGGGCGAGGCCGGGGCGCGCGTGACGGTGATAGAGCATGGCGGCAGCGATGCCGGGCCGTTCATCCAGATGCCGGCCGCGCTGTCTTACCCGATGAACATGGCGCGCTATGACTGGGGGCTGAAGACCGAACCGGAACCGCATCTGGGGGGCAGGGTGCTGGCCACGCCGCGCGGCAAGGTGATCGGCGGGTCGTCAAGCATCAACGGCATGGTCTATGTCCGCGGCCATGCCCGCGACTTCGACCATTGGGCCGATCAGGGGGCGCAGGGCTGGAGCTATGCCGACGTGCTGCCCTATTTCCGCCGGATGGAAAACTGGCACGGGATCGAGGGCCAGCCCGAATGGCGCGGCCATGACGGGCCGCTGCACATCACGCGCGGACCGCGCCACAACCCGCTGTTCGATGCCTTCATCGCGGCCGGCGCCGAGGCCGGCTATCCGGTGACGCGCGACTACAACGGCGCGCAGCAGGAAGGCTTCGGCCCGATGGAGGCGACGATCTGGCAGGGGCGGCGCTGGTCGGCGGCCAACGCCTATCTGCGCCCGGCGCTGAAGCGCGGCAACGTGCGGGTGGTCCGGGCCTTCGCCCGGAGGGTGATCGTGCAGGGCGGCCGCGCCTTGGGCGTCGAGGTCGAGCGGGGCGGCAAGATCACCACGATCCGCGCCAGCACCGAGGTCATTCTGGCAGCTTCGTCGATCAACACCCCGAAATTGCTGATGCTTTCTGGAATAGGCGAGGGCGGCCATCTGGCGGCGCATGGCATCAAGGTGCTGGCCGACCGGCCCGGCGTGGGTGCCAACCTGCAAGACCATCTGGAGCTTTACCTGCAGTTCGCCTCCAGCCAGCCGATCACGCTGTTCAAGCACTGGAACCTGCGCGGCAAGGCAAGCATCGGGGCGCAGTGGCTGTTCACCGGCAAGGGGCTGGGCGCGTCGAACCAGTTCGAGGCCTGCGCCTTCATCCGCAGCAAGGCGGGCGTGGATTACCCTGACATCCAGTATCATTTCCTGCCGATCGCGGTGCGCTACGACGGCAAGGCGGCGGCCGAAGGGCACGGCTTTCAGGCGCATGTCGGGCCGATGCGGTCGAAATCGCGCGGGGCGGTCACGCTGCGATCGGCCGACCCTTCCGACCCGCCGCGCATCCTGTTCAACTACATGTCGCATCCCGAGGACTGGGAGGATTTTCGCCGCTGCATTCGCCTTACGCGCGAGGTTTTCGGGCAGGCGGCCTTCGCGCCCTATATCGGTCCCGAGATACAGCCCGGCGCCACGCTGCAATCGGACGCCGAACTGGATGGCTTCATCAAGGCGCATGTCGAAAGCGCCTACCATCCCTGCGGCACGGCGCGGATGGGGCGGCGCGACGATCCGCTGGCGGTGGTTGACCCCGAATGCCGGGTGATCGGGGTCGAGGGGCTGCGGGTTGCCGACAGCTCGATCTTCCCGCGGGTGACGAACGGCAACCTGAACGGGCCGTCGATCATGGTGGGCGAGAAGGCGGCCGATCACATCCTTGGCCGGATGCCGCCCGCGCCGATGAACCTGGAGCCGTGGCTGCACCCCGACTGGCGCACCGCGCAACGCTGA
- a CDS encoding thermonuclease family protein: MLIIRSLLVLTLALVVLPAVSPTLLGVARVIDGDTLEVAGQRVRLFGIDAPERDQTCDRNGEVWACGQWAGAMLAGALTGPVSCAVQDHDRYGRAVAICHAGGRDLGRALVEAGAARAYLRYSDRYAAVEADAGAARLGIWAGPMVTPEAHRHRAEAAPAGCAIKGNISDKGRIFHRPGQRDYAATRISPEKGEAWFCTASDAEAAGFRPARR, translated from the coding sequence ATGTTAATTATTCGTTCGCTTCTTGTTCTGACTCTGGCGCTGGTCGTGCTGCCGGCGGTGTCGCCCACCCTGCTGGGCGTGGCGCGTGTGATCGACGGCGACACGCTGGAAGTGGCCGGGCAGCGTGTGCGCCTGTTCGGCATCGACGCGCCGGAACGCGACCAGACCTGCGACCGCAACGGCGAGGTCTGGGCCTGCGGGCAATGGGCCGGCGCGATGCTGGCCGGGGCGCTGACCGGCCCGGTCAGTTGTGCGGTGCAGGACCATGATCGCTATGGTCGCGCCGTGGCAATCTGCCATGCCGGGGGCCGCGATCTGGGGCGGGCGCTGGTCGAGGCCGGGGCGGCGCGGGCCTACCTGCGCTATTCCGACCGCTACGCCGCCGTCGAAGCCGATGCCGGGGCGGCGCGCCTTGGCATCTGGGCCGGGCCGATGGTGACGCCCGAGGCGCACCGCCACCGGGCCGAGGCGGCACCGGCGGGTTGCGCGATCAAGGGCAACATCTCGGACAAGGGCCGCATCTTTCACCGGCCCGGCCAGCGCGACTATGCCGCGACCCGCATTTCGCCGGAAAAGGGCGAGGCGTGGTTCTGCACCGCCAGCGACGCCGAGGCCGCAGGTTTCCGCCCGGCGCGGCGCTGA
- a CDS encoding YdcH family protein, whose translation MSHTPHELNEEFPAEIERIHALKTTNAHFARLVEEYNGVNQEVYRAETRIDPTSSEHEAMLRQKRLKLKDEIRRMLSAA comes from the coding sequence ATGTCGCACACGCCGCACGAACTGAACGAGGAATTTCCCGCCGAGATCGAAAGGATTCATGCCCTCAAGACCACCAACGCGCATTTCGCGCGACTGGTCGAAGAATACAACGGCGTCAATCAGGAAGTGTATCGCGCCGAGACGCGGATCGACCCGACCTCGTCGGAGCATGAGGCCATGCTTCGCCAGAAGCGTCTGAAACTGAAAGACGAAATCCGCAGGATGCTGAGCGCGGCCTGA
- a CDS encoding SRPBCC domain-containing protein: MQVQGQVNVAVRPPAVVRALHDPVLLQSFLPGGSKVTRTSETVFDFLAMRETAMITLKLPGTLTILELTPRRAYRMTARARHLLGGSLALDLDLTLARIDEATDLSYLGTIEGGGLAGKLLGDHEDAARNRITNMFHEFARRLQRRQPHGEGPAA; encoded by the coding sequence ATGCAGGTTCAGGGTCAGGTCAACGTTGCGGTCCGCCCGCCTGCGGTGGTGCGTGCGCTGCATGATCCGGTCTTGCTGCAATCCTTCCTGCCCGGCGGGTCGAAGGTCACCCGGACATCGGAAACCGTGTTCGATTTTCTGGCGATGCGCGAAACCGCGATGATCACCCTGAAACTGCCCGGCACCCTGACCATCCTCGAACTGACGCCGCGGCGCGCCTACCGGATGACGGCGCGGGCCAGGCACCTGCTGGGCGGGTCGCTGGCGCTGGATCTTGACCTGACGCTGGCGCGGATCGACGAGGCCACCGACCTGAGCTATCTCGGCACCATCGAGGGCGGGGGGCTGGCGGGCAAGCTGCTGGGCGACCACGAAGACGCCGCCCGCAACCGCATCACCAACATGTTTCACGAATTCGCGCGCAGGCTGCAGCGCAGGCAGCCGCATGGAGAGGGTCCGGCGGCCTGA
- a CDS encoding short-chain fatty acyl-CoA regulator family protein, producing the protein MAIQKLYAGAKLRELRGRLALTQKAFAAKLGVSLPYLNQMENNHRPVSASVVLALAQEFGFDVTELTTGDAERIVSDMREALADPVFAATAPPLADLRLAASNAPALARAFLVLHRAYRQTHERLASLDEALGREDTALRPSPWEEVRDFFHYCDNYLDAIDRAAEHYASPAGIGKDMEITATETLSRHGIGVAFSDDPVIRRFQPATTTLHISSRASGPTQRFQILYQVALTTQNDLLEATLDLARFHTPEARDIAKIGLANYFAGAALLPYRAFLQAALDTRHDLERLADLFGASIEQVAHRLSTLQRPGAKGIPFFFVRVDQAGTITKRHSATRLQFARFGGACPLWNVHQAFETPGRFLRQLAETPDGVRYLCLSRDVSKPGGSYQAPVRRFAIGLGCEVAHAGALVYADGLDLRGRFEPIGISCRICERTDCHQRSVPPLERRLRVDPDRRGLLPYEIAD; encoded by the coding sequence ATGGCGATCCAGAAACTTTATGCCGGGGCCAAGCTGCGCGAACTGCGCGGCAGGCTGGCGCTGACCCAGAAGGCTTTCGCCGCCAAGCTTGGCGTGTCGCTGCCCTACCTCAACCAGATGGAGAACAACCACCGCCCGGTCTCGGCCAGCGTGGTTCTGGCGCTGGCGCAGGAGTTCGGCTTTGATGTGACCGAGTTGACCACGGGCGACGCCGAACGCATCGTGTCCGACATGCGCGAGGCGCTGGCCGACCCGGTGTTTGCCGCCACCGCCCCGCCGCTGGCCGACCTGCGGCTGGCGGCCTCCAACGCGCCTGCGCTGGCGCGCGCCTTTCTGGTGCTGCACCGCGCCTACCGGCAGACCCACGAGCGGCTGGCATCGCTGGACGAGGCGCTGGGGCGCGAAGACACCGCGCTGCGCCCCTCGCCGTGGGAGGAGGTGCGCGATTTCTTCCATTACTGCGACAACTACCTCGACGCCATCGACCGGGCGGCGGAACATTACGCATCGCCCGCAGGTATCGGGAAAGACATGGAAATCACCGCGACCGAAACGCTGTCGCGCCACGGCATCGGGGTCGCGTTCTCGGACGACCCGGTGATCCGCCGCTTTCAGCCCGCCACCACCACGCTGCACATATCCTCGCGCGCCTCGGGGCCGACGCAGCGGTTCCAGATCCTGTATCAGGTGGCGCTGACCACCCAGAACGACCTGCTGGAGGCAACGCTCGACCTCGCACGCTTCCACACGCCCGAGGCGCGCGACATCGCCAAGATCGGGCTGGCCAACTATTTTGCCGGGGCGGCGCTGCTGCCCTACCGCGCCTTCCTGCAGGCGGCGCTGGACACGCGGCATGATCTGGAACGGCTGGCCGACCTGTTCGGCGCCTCGATCGAGCAGGTGGCGCACCGGCTTTCCACCCTGCAGCGGCCGGGGGCCAAGGGCATTCCGTTCTTCTTCGTTCGGGTCGATCAGGCGGGCACCATCACCAAGCGCCACTCGGCAACACGCCTGCAGTTCGCCCGCTTCGGCGGCGCCTGCCCGCTGTGGAACGTGCATCAGGCGTTCGAGACGCCGGGACGCTTCCTGCGCCAATTGGCTGAAACGCCCGACGGGGTGCGCTACCTGTGCCTTTCCCGCGATGTGTCCAAGCCCGGCGGGTCGTATCAGGCCCCGGTGCGGCGCTTTGCCATCGGCCTTGGCTGCGAGGTGGCACATGCCGGCGCGCTGGTCTATGCCGACGGCCTCGATCTGCGCGGCCGGTTCGAGCCGATCGGCATTTCCTGCCGCATCTGCGAGCGGACCGATTGCCACCAGCGGTCCGTTCCGCCGCTGGAACGGCGGCTGCGCGTCGACCCCGACCGGCGCGGCCTGCTGCCTTACGAAATCGCAGATTAG
- a CDS encoding multidrug effflux MFS transporter yields MKQPPHVRFLDRTTAPHISTLILLAGISALTMNIFLPSLPGMAEWFGVPYALMQLSVALYLALSALLQIVIGPISDRYGRRRVILVALVIFVLATLGTLLAPNATVFLVLRMIQAVIAAGMVLSRAVVRDMVPDAQAASMLGYVTMGMSLVPMIGPMIGGLLDAAFGWQASFGFLLLAGIGVLVLTWADLGETATIRKVSLGAQIRQYPELLASRRFWGYALCAAFASGAFFAYLGGAAYVGSVVFGLTSAQVGVYFAAPAFGYAIGNFVSGRFSVRIGMNRMVLFGSIITLAGLSTLLAMTLAGLHDVNVFFGMITFVGIGNGMTIPNATAGMLSIKPHLAGTASGLGGAIMIGGGAALAALAGFLLAPGASEMPLILLMVASSFASLLAIRAVIARAHRLGLGA; encoded by the coding sequence ATGAAACAGCCGCCCCATGTCCGGTTTCTGGACCGCACCACCGCCCCGCACATTTCGACGCTGATCCTGCTGGCCGGGATTTCGGCCCTGACGATGAACATCTTCCTGCCGTCGCTGCCCGGCATGGCCGAATGGTTCGGGGTGCCCTATGCGCTGATGCAGTTGTCGGTGGCGCTTTACCTTGCGCTCAGCGCGCTTTTGCAGATCGTGATCGGCCCGATTTCCGACCGCTACGGGCGGCGGCGGGTGATCCTGGTGGCGCTGGTGATCTTTGTGCTGGCAACGCTGGGCACGCTGCTGGCACCCAATGCGACGGTGTTCCTGGTCTTGCGCATGATCCAGGCGGTGATCGCGGCGGGCATGGTGCTCAGCCGGGCGGTGGTGCGCGACATGGTGCCGGATGCGCAGGCGGCCTCGATGCTGGGCTATGTCACCATGGGCATGTCGCTGGTGCCGATGATCGGGCCGATGATCGGCGGGCTGCTGGATGCCGCCTTCGGCTGGCAGGCGAGTTTCGGCTTCCTGCTGCTGGCGGGGATCGGCGTGCTGGTCCTGACCTGGGCCGATCTGGGCGAGACGGCGACCATCCGCAAGGTCAGCCTTGGCGCGCAGATCCGGCAATACCCCGAGTTGCTGGCCTCGCGCCGCTTCTGGGGCTATGCGCTGTGCGCCGCCTTCGCCTCGGGCGCGTTCTTTGCCTATCTGGGCGGGGCGGCCTATGTCGGGTCTGTGGTGTTCGGGCTGACCTCGGCGCAGGTCGGCGTCTATTTCGCGGCGCCTGCCTTTGGCTACGCCATCGGCAACTTCGTCTCGGGGCGCTTTTCGGTGCGGATCGGGATGAACCGGATGGTGCTGTTCGGCTCGATCATCACGCTGGCCGGATTGTCGACGCTGCTGGCGATGACGCTGGCAGGGCTGCACGATGTCAACGTGTTCTTCGGAATGATCACCTTCGTCGGCATCGGCAACGGGATGACGATCCCCAACGCCACCGCGGGGATGCTGTCGATCAAGCCGCATCTGGCGGGGACCGCCTCGGGGCTGGGCGGGGCGATCATGATCGGTGGCGGCGCGGCCCTGGCGGCGCTGGCGGGGTTTCTGCTGGCACCGGGGGCCAGCGAGATGCCGCTGATCCTGCTGATGGTCGCCTCGTCCTTCGCCTCGCTGCTGGCGATCCGGGCGGTGATTGCCCGGGCGCACAGGCTGGGCCTCGGCGCTTGA